One region of Thunnus albacares chromosome 8, fThuAlb1.1, whole genome shotgun sequence genomic DNA includes:
- the LOC122987152 gene encoding asialoglycoprotein receptor 1-like encodes MNRKTQKLTFTSKNPNVSFSGEELEKEGDYVNAALCTENKMSATSDKKSPSFTQSFLPIAVIWVILLVIMALRIHFTSVLTAGHENLMKQTKQLETQRNNLTEQIQNMETKWSEKSVAQAQWSIDAYCPKENNNRQCKACERGWLDYQSSCYLINNPPPPEQRTWEEAQDNCRGRNSDLAVIVNEDEKRFINDYSFGNSGVNGYWIGLRVEDGRWKWINGSDLTESSSIDTPTNGHCACFVHNEEWKSVNCGDKKQWICKKKALTV; translated from the exons atgaacagaaaaacacagaagctTACCTTTACTTCTAAGAATCcaaatgtctctttttctgGAG AGGAACTCGAGAAAGAAGGTGACTACGTTAATGCCGCATTATGCACCGAGAACAAGATGTCAGCCACCTCAG ATAAGAAGTCTCCCTCCTTCACTCAGTCTTTTCTACCAATAGCAGTGATTTGGGTGATTCTGTTAGTAATCATGGCCCTTCGTATCCACT TTACCTCCGTCCTGACTGCTGGACACGAAAACCTGATGAAACAAACTAAGCAGCTGGAGACACAAAGGAACAACTTAAcagaacaaatacaaaacatggAGACAAAGTGGAGTGAGAAAAGCGTTGCTCAAGCCCAGTGGAGCATTGATGCCTACTGCCCCAAAGAAAATAACA ACAGACAGTGTAAAGCTTGTGAGAGGGGCTGGCTGGATTACCAGTCCAGCTGCTATTTAATCAataaccctcctcctcctgagcAGAGAACCTGGGAGGAAGCTCAGGACAACTGCAGAGGAAGGAATTCAGATTTGGCTGTAATAGTTAATGAAGATGAAAAG AGATTCATCAATGATTACAGTTTTGGCAATTCAGGAGTCAATGGCTACTGGATTGGCCTGAGAGTTGAAGATGGGAGATGGAAGTGGATCAATGGAAGTGATCTGACTGAAAG TTCCTCAATAGATACTCCTACCAACGGTCACTGTGCATGTTTTGTCCATAATGAAGAGTGGAAATCAGTGAACTGTGGTGACAAAAAACAATGGATCTGCAAAAAGAAGGCTTTAACTGTTTAA
- the LOC122988120 gene encoding CD209 antigen-like protein C, with the protein MSATSDKKSPSFTQSFLPIAVCWVILLVIMAHRIYFTSVISGNNAKLTAENQNLTAENQILNAENNKLNTRNQELEAQNNNLTEQKRRENRQCKACEDGWLQHQSSCYEINNAKPPDQKTWEEARDNCRGKFSDLAVIVNEDEKKFINDNSWRSKEVKGYWIGLRVEDGRWKWIDGSNLTESSWTQPPTNGHCAISVQKEGWKSVSCGEKNGWICKNKALSV; encoded by the exons ATGTCAGCCACCTCAG ATAAGAAGTCTCCTTCCTTCACTCAGTCTTTTCTACCAATAGCAGTGTGCTGGGTGATACTGTTGGTAATCATGGCCCATCGTATCTACT TTACATCTGTCATCTCTGGAAACAATGCCAAGCTGACTgcagaaaaccaaaacctgaCTGCAGAAAACCAGATCCTGAATGcagaaaacaacaagctgaacacACGAAACCAGGAACTGGAGGCACAGAACAACAACTTAACAGAACAGAAACgaagagaga ACAGACAGTGTAAAGCTTGTGAGGATGGCTGGCTGCAGCACCAGTCCAGCTGCTATGAGATCAATAACGCTAAACCTCCTGATCAGAAAACCTGGGAGGAAGCTCGAGACAACTGCAGAGGAAAGTTTTCAGATTTGGCTGTAATAGTTAATGAAGATGAAAAG AAATTCATCAATGACAACAGTTGGCGCAGTAAAGAAGTCAAAGGCTACTGGATTGGGCTGAGAGTTGAAGATGGGAGATGGAAGTGGATCGATGGAAGTAATCTGACTGAAAG CTCCTGGACACAACCTCCTACCAACGGTCACTGTGCAATTTCTGTCCAAAAGGAAGGATGGAAATCAGTGAGCTGCGGTGAGAAAAACGGATGGATCTGCAAAAACAAGGCTTTATCTGTTTAA
- the LOC122987153 gene encoding CD209 antigen-like protein C, translating into MSATSDKKSPSFTQSFLPIAVIWVILLVIMALRIHFTSVLTAGHENLMKQTKQLETQRNNLREQIQNMETKWSEKSVAQAQWSIDAYCPKENNNRQCKACERGWLHGQSSCYLINNPPPPEQRTWEEAQDNCRGRNSDLAVIVNEDEKRFINDYSFGNSGVNGYWIGLRVEDGRWKWINGSDLTESSSTDTPTNGHCASFVHNEEWKSVNCGDKKQWICKKKALTV; encoded by the exons ATGTCAGCCACCTCAG ATAAGAAGTCTCCCTCCTTCACTCAGTCTTTTCTACCAATAGCAGTGATTTGGGTGATTCTGTTAGTAATCATGGCCCTTCGTATCCACT TTACCTCCGTCCTGACTGCTGGACACGAAAACCTGATGAAACAAACTAAGCAGCTGGAGACACAAAGGAACAACTTAAgagaacaaatacaaaacatggAGACAAAGTGGAGTGAGAAAAGCGTTGCTCAAGCCCAGTGGAGCATTGATGCCTACTGCCCCAAAGAAAATAACA ACAGACAGTGTAAAGCTTGTGAGAGGGGCTGGCTGCATGGCCAGTCCAGCTGCTATTTAATCAataaccctcctcctcctgagcAGAGAACCTGGGAGGAAGCTCAGGACAACTGCAGAGGAAGGAATTCAGATTTGGCTGTAATAGTTAATGAAGATGAAAAG AGATTCATCAATGATTACAGTTTTGGCAATTCAGGAGTCAATGGCTACTGGATTGGCCTGAGAGTTGAAGATGGGAGATGGAAGTGGATCAATGGAAGTGATCTGACTGAAAG TTCCTCAACAGATACTCCTACCAACGGTCACTGTGCAAGTTTTGTCCATAATGAAGAGTGGAAATCAGTGAACTGTGGTGACAAAAAACAATGGATCTGCAAAAAGAAGGCTTTAACTGTTTAA
- the LOC122987151 gene encoding asialoglycoprotein receptor 1-like gives MAEEEINYASVVFKTKTQPQTEAQKKEDTVYDEVKVPHKTPKQAADMNVSAGFLSDKKATNRRHHYQLLACCLGTFCVILLLGIIALSVFLSMYTGKSHVSELNQLKDNQTTLLLISRNLTDNNNKLRSENENMRRDNNNLTVMNGNLTQACTVSESRITTLTAEIQNLTAKNNELNTQNQELKTQKNNLTEQIRKMSENSVDQEHQKIDAYCPKDNNNKRQCKACMKGWLQHQSSCYAINNAESPDQKTWEEARDNCTGKFSDLAVIVNKDEKKFINEKSWRSKEVKGYWIGLRVEDGRWKWIDGSDLTESSWTQPPTNSHCAISVQNEVWKSVNCGEKNGWICKNKALSV, from the exons ATGGCGGAGGAGGAGATAAACTACGCTTCAGTTGTATTTAAAACTAAGACACAGCCCCAAACTGAAG CTCAAAAGAAGGAGGACACTGTGTATGATGAGGTGAAGGTGCCACACAAAACACCCAAACAAGCTGCTGACATGAACG TCTCAGCAGGATTCTTGTCAGACAAGAAAGCCACCAACAGACGTCACCACTATCAGCTGTTGGCTTGTTGTTTGGGGactttttgtgtcattttgctGTTGGGCATCATAGCACTCAGTGTCTTCC tttCTATGTATACTGGTAAGAGTCATGTAAGTGAGCTGAATCAGTTAAAAGACAACCAAACGACTCTACTGCTGATCAGTCGCAACCtgacagacaacaacaacaaactcagatcagaaaatgaaaacatgaggAGAGACAACAATAATCTGACAGTCATGAATGGAAACCTGACACAGGCCTGTACTGTCTCAGAGAGCAGGATCACAACCCTGACTGCAGAAATCCAGAACCTGACTGCAAAAAACAACGAGCTGAACACACAAAACCAGGAACTGAAGACACAGAAGAACAACTTAACAGAACAAATAAGAAAGATGAGTGAGAACAGCGTTGATCAAGAACACCAGAAGATTGATGCCTACTGCCCCAAAGACAATAATAACA AGAGACAGTGTAAAGCTTGTATGAAAGGCTGGCTGCAGCACCAGTCCAGCTGCTATGCCATCAATAACGCTGAATCTCCTGATCAGAAAACCTGGGAGGAAGCTCGAGACAACTGCACAGGAAAGTTTTCAGATTTGGCTGTAATAGTTAATAAAGATGAAAAG AAATTCATCAATGAAAAGAGTTGGCGCAGTAAAGAAGTCAAAGGCTACTGGATTGGCCTGAGAGTTGAAGATGGGAGATGGAAGTGGATCGATGGAAGTGATCTGACTGAAAG CTCCTGGACACAACCTCCTACCAACAGTCACTGTGCAATTTCTGTCCAAAATGAAGTATGGAAATCAGTGAACTGTGGTGAGAAAAATGGATGGATCTGCAAAAACAAGGCTTTATCTGTTTAA